From Arcobacter arenosus, one genomic window encodes:
- a CDS encoding lysophospholipid acyltransferase family protein: MLEKILYRLFLIFVKFMQILPKKLRRGFFFILSRVVYFFARGTNKIIKANLDLVFDKKLSNEEIKEIQKYSYFNMTLWVLSQIENLTITDEELKSDVEIEGVEIIKKLQEEGHPIIMISAHFGNMEVLGCYFNKFVSPMVQVARESNFKEIDKFITKSRESSGAKIIFRKGAVKQLFKALSKKKIISLIIDQKASLKDSSVIRFLGKKANQSSTSAVLQRKFQAYVIPFAIFNKDDYKYKIKIYEPIKPIKTDDDKDDIEKLAQLHANAISDIIKTDPKQWFWPHKRFKNYYKEIYEKNSNN; this comes from the coding sequence ATGCTAGAAAAGATTCTTTACAGACTCTTTTTAATTTTTGTTAAATTTATGCAAATTCTTCCTAAAAAATTAAGAAGAGGATTCTTTTTTATTTTATCTAGAGTTGTATACTTTTTTGCAAGGGGTACTAACAAAATTATCAAAGCTAATTTAGATTTAGTTTTTGATAAAAAACTTTCAAATGAAGAGATAAAAGAGATTCAAAAATACTCTTATTTCAATATGACTTTATGGGTTTTATCTCAAATAGAAAATCTAACAATTACAGATGAAGAACTTAAAAGTGATGTAGAGATTGAAGGTGTAGAGATAATTAAAAAACTTCAAGAGGAAGGTCATCCTATTATTATGATATCAGCTCATTTTGGAAATATGGAAGTTTTAGGGTGCTATTTTAATAAGTTTGTTTCACCAATGGTACAAGTTGCTAGGGAATCAAACTTTAAAGAAATCGATAAATTTATAACAAAATCTAGGGAAAGTTCTGGAGCTAAAATTATTTTTAGAAAAGGAGCGGTAAAGCAACTTTTCAAAGCACTTAGTAAAAAAAAGATAATCTCTCTTATAATTGATCAAAAAGCGAGTCTTAAAGATAGCTCAGTTATAAGATTTCTTGGGAAAAAAGCAAATCAGTCTTCTACTTCAGCTGTATTACAAAGAAAATTTCAAGCATATGTAATTCCCTTTGCAATATTTAATAAAGATGATTATAAATATAAAATTAAAATTTATGAACCAATTAAACCAATTAAAACTGATGATGATAAAGATGATATTGAAAAACTAGCTCAATTACATGCTAATGCAATATCTGATATAATAAAAACTGATCCAAAACAATGGTTTTGGCCCCACAAAAGATTTAAAAATTATTATAAAGAGATTTATGAAAAGAATTCTAATAATTAG